Genomic segment of Nocardiopsis mwathae:
CCTGGGGGTGATCACCAACGGCGCGGAGGCGATGCAGCGCGAGAAACTCGCCACCCTGGGCATCACCCGGTACTTCCGGACCATCGTGTGCGCCGATGCCGCCGGTGCCGCCAAACCCGACCCGCGGATCTTCCACACCGCCTGCCACCGGATGGGCGTCGCCCCCCACCAGAGCTGGCACGTCGGCGACCAGGTGAGATCCGACGCCCTGGGGTCGGGTGCGGCCGGGCTGCGCGCGATCCTGCTCGACCGCCACGACCGCTCCGGCGGGCAGGAGGAGACCGGGGTGACCACGATCCGCGGCCTGACCGACCTGCTCCGGCTCGCCGGAGTCCCCGGACCCTCCGCCATCGGCGTCCCCGCCGTGGAGGGGCCGTGAACGGCGCGGCGCCGCGCACGGCCCGGAGGGTGTGCGCCCAGTTCATCGGAGTGACGC
This window contains:
- a CDS encoding HAD family hydrolase, yielding MPEPTPTPAVIFFDLDDTLLDDHAASSAGLRALMERLGHPDFQAARRLWDVQTDISFGAYLQGRLSLQGQRRERVRALAVQAGHSRIADEHCDELYQLYLAAHRTAWRPFSDVAPVLDALSAARVGLGVITNGAEAMQREKLATLGITRYFRTIVCADAAGAAKPDPRIFHTACHRMGVAPHQSWHVGDQVRSDALGSGAAGLRAILLDRHDRSGGQEETGVTTIRGLTDLLRLAGVPGPSAIGVPAVEGP